The genomic segment AGATAAGCAATAACTATTAATAGGGGAAAAGAAATTGCAATAATACCAAAGTCTACCCAGGCACTCACATCACTTGCAGCAGATCCAGCGCATGCTTGCAGGACTAACAAAGCAACAATTGCGATAATATCTTGCATCAACAAAATACTGATCATAAGCTCGCCGGTGTGTTGATGATGCAATACTGTCGTAGGCAATAGTTTTAATCCAATAATCGTACTGGAAAACATCATCGCAATACCAGTCACAAAGGCTTCCATTATCGTATATTTGAAAAGCAACATCGTAACAAAGCCTAACAAACCAAATGCCAAAGAGCTAACAAGTGCAATCCAGCTGACTTTTTTCAACATTCCCCAAAGATTTTGTGGATGCAAATGTAATCCCAGCAGAAACAACAAAAAGATAATGCCTACATCACCAATTGCAGCAATTCGTTCTGGCTCTCGCACAACATCAGCACACCAAGGGCCGAGAATGATTCCTAGCGCCATATACGCCACTAGCAGCGATTGACGTGTGAACAGTGCAACTGTTGACAGCACTGCTGCACCAGAAAAAATGATAAAAAGGAGAAAAACTATTTGTTGTGCATCCATTAGTATTTACCTTATTCGTCTTCAGGCAACGAAAGCAATGTTGCATTACCCCCTGCGGCCGTTGTATTAATTGAGATTGTTTTCTCAGCGCATAAGCGTGGCAAATAATGCGGGCCGCCGGCTTTAGGGCCAGTGCCTGATAGCCCCTCTCCACCGAATGGTTGAACACCTACAACTGCACCAATCATATTGCGATTGATATATACATTCCCCACGCGCACTTTCTTGCAAAGCTTTTCAATCACCTGAGTAATACGACTGTGTGCGCCAAAAGTTAAGCCATATCCCGTGCTATTAATTGCATCGATAGTGTTGTCAAACTCAGATTCTTTATAACGCAATATATGCAATACTGGGCCAAATTGCTCACGCTTCAATTGCTCAAGGCTATTTAATTCAAACGCTACAGGCCC from the Gammaproteobacteria bacterium genome contains:
- a CDS encoding cation:proton antiporter; this translates as MDAQQIVFLLFIIFSGAAVLSTVALFTRQSLLVAYMALGIILGPWCADVVREPERIAAIGDVGIIFLLFLLGLHLHPQNLWGMLKKVSWIALVSSLAFGLLGFVTMLLFKYTIMEAFVTGIAMMFSSTIIGLKLLPTTVLHHQHTGELMISILLMQDIIAIVALLVLQACAGSAASDVSAWVDFGIIAISFPLLIVIAYLFQRFFLVRLLERFDTVQEYIFLISVGWCLAMAELAHVMKLSPQIGAFIAGVAIAAHPISLYIAESLKPLRDFFLVLFFFAIGASFNVGSLMMTAIPAIVLSVIALVAKPYIFSWLFRQAHESKAVSFEVGVRMGQISEFSLLVGYVAASSKLISMEVSSLIQAATMITFVISCYWVVIKYPTPLALTEKLRKD